In Nicotiana tabacum cultivar K326 chromosome 11, ASM71507v2, whole genome shotgun sequence, a single window of DNA contains:
- the LOC107828123 gene encoding patatin-like protein 6: MACNHLTDMQEPSIDTDKLSYEIFSILESKFLFGYDDQKLWIPKQIAPAVEHHKNVNEVVLTSSPVREGHGVQAIKNQRGKVCILSIDGGGMRSILSGKALAYLEQALKVKSGNPEARIADYFDVAAGSGVGGIFTTMLFSTKDQNRPLFHAEDTWKLLAEQSKKFYPTKGSNSGGFLRRIICSGGGGGSTGSATTGLEKSMKEAFVDKTGRSLTLKDTLKPVLIPCYDLSSTAPFLFSRADALETDSFDFRLWEVCRATSAEPGVFEPVCMKSVDGKTKCVAVDGGLAMSNPAAAAITHVLHNKQEFPFVRGVEDILVLSLGTGQLLEGSFEYEQVKNWKAKDWARPMARISGDGSADVVDHSVAMAFGQYRSSNYVRIQANGSSFGRCGVNGDADPSPSNVKTLVGIADEMLKQKNVESVLFGGKRIAEESNFDKLDWFAGELVQEHQKRSCRIAPTVAFKQATPKASQTSLK, translated from the exons ATGGCGTGTAATCATCTAACAGATATGCAAGAGCCAAGCATAGATACAGATAAGTTAAGCTACGAGATTTTCTCTATTCTAGAAAGCAAGTTCTTATTTGGTTACGATGATCAGAAGCTTTGGATTCCTAAACAAATAGCTCCGGCAGTTGAACATCACAAGAACGTTAACGAGGTTGTGTTGACATCATCACCGGTGAGGGAGGGGCACGGCGTTCAGGCAATTAAAAATCAGAGGGGTAAAGTCTGTATCCTCAGCATAGATGGTGGTGGAATGCGAAGCATCCTATCAGGAAAAGCTTTAGCGTATCTTGAACAGGCGTTGAAGGTTAAATCGGGAAATCCAGAAGCTAGAATCGCCGATTATTTCGACGTCGCTGCCGGTTCCGGCGTCGGAGGAATATTCACCACCATGCTCTTCTCTACCAAGGACCAAAACCGCCCCTTGTTTCACGCTGAGGACACGTGGAAGCTTCTAGCAGAACAAAGCAAAAAATTCTACCCTACCAAAGGTTCAAATTCCGGCGGTTTCCTCAGGCGAATTATCTGCAGCGGAGGCGGTGGTGGTTCGACCGGTTCAGCCACGACCGGTTTGGAGAAGTCGATGAAGGAGGCCTTTGTAGATAAAACCGGTCGAAGCCTCACGTTAAAGGACACGTTGAAACCGGTTTTAATCCCATGTTACGACCTTTCAAGTACGGCGCCATTTTTGTTTTCCAGAGCTGATGCTTTAGAAACCGACAGCTTCGACTTCCGGCTATGGGAGGTTTGCAGAGCCACGTCAGCAGAGCCGGGAGTGTTCGAGCCGGTTTGTATGAAGTCCGTCGACGGGAAAACCAAGTGCGTGGCGGTTGACGGGGGATTAGCCATGAGCAACCCGGCGGCGGCGGCGATTACCCACGTGCTTCACAACAAGCAAGAATTCCCCTTCGTGAGAGGTGTGGAGGACATTTTGGTACTTTCACTAGGGACAGGTCAGCTCCTTGAAGGAAGCTTTGAATATGAGCAAGTCAAGAATTGGAAGGCAAAAGACTGGGCTCGACCAATGGCTCGAATTTCTGGCGATGGCTCCGCTGATGTGGTGGACCACTCAGTTGCCATGGCTTTTGGCCAATACCGTAGCAGTAATTACGTGCGCATTCAG GCTAACGGATCGAGCTTTGGTCGTTGTGGGGTGAATGGAGACGCTGACCCAAGTCCGAGCAATGTGAAAACGTTGGTTGGGATAGCAGATGAAATGCTGAAACAGAAAAATGTAGAGTCAGTGCTTTTCGGTGGCAAGAGAATTGCAGAGGAAAGCAATTTTGATAAACTTGATTGGTTTGCTGGAGAATTAGTGCAAGAACATCAGAAAAGGAGTTGCCGGATAGCTCCCACTGTTGCATTTAAGCAAGCTACACCGAAAGCTTCCCAAACATCTCTCAAATAG
- the LOC142165893 gene encoding uncharacterized protein LOC142165893 has product MWERLKGLLVICSHHGIPEQMLGQRFYMGLADTLKANVDASAGGAFFSKTFRESKILLDKMEQNSRWTTRNTLITLVVHSAALDPAKSIAENMATLMIQMSILTKKVEESGQKHQIVRHEDGFSKLEGMMQQVIGSTGKLADRVESYESVLKNIEIQLGQISMALNNRPHETLPADTQINPKEQGPKQLMAVSLRNGRDLDLEREMARKSRLAETLVPIPIKIDDSTSLTEVTVLNVQENTNKEEEVVKEIEAASKPTIEAVPKQEKTQIIGKKRPPSPFPQILAKYQKDEQYKKFLEMLKQIQVNIPLIDALKERHGYAKMMKDLISRKFDFKNLAMVTLTQTCNAAVTRPIVEKLSDLGSFTIPFTIGNFAFAKALCDLEQA; this is encoded by the exons ATGTGGGAGAGACTCAAGGGTCTCCTGGTTATATGTTCACATCATGGTATTCCGGAGCAGATGTTGGGGCAAAGATTTTACATGGGTTTAGCAGATACTTTGAAagccaatgttgatgcttcagcaggtggagcatttttTAGCAAGACATTCAGAGAGAGCAAGATCCTGCTTGACAAGATGGAACAAAACTCTAGATGGACAACAAGAAACACTCTCATTACTCTTGTGGTTCACTCAGCGGCTCTAGACCCAGCTAAATCCATAGCTGAAAATATGGCTACTCTAATGATACAAATGAGCATCCTCACCAAAAAGGTTGAAGAATCAGGCCAGAAGCACCAG ATTGTGAGACATGAAGATGGGTTTTCTAAACTCGAGGGTATGATGCAACAAGTGATTGGGTCCACTGGAAAGCTAGCTGACAGAGTAGAATCATATGAATCAGTGCTTAAAAATATTGAGATCCAGTTAGGACAGATTTCCATGGCCCTAAATAATCGTCCTCATGAGACGTTACCTGCAGACACCCAAATCAATCCGAAAGAGCAAGGCCCGAAGCAACTGATGGCAGTGAGTCTCCGAAATGGCAGGGACTTAGATCTGGAGCGAGAAATGGCTCGCAAAAGTAGGTTGGCTGAGACACTAGTGCCAATACCTATTAAGATAGATGATTCAACGAGTTTAACTGAGGTGACGGTACTGAATGTGCAAGAGAACACCAACAAAGAAGAAGAGGTTGTGAAAGAGATTGAAGCTGCATCGAAACCGACAATTGAAGCAGTGCCTAAACAAGAGAAAACCCAAATTATAGGGAAGAAGAGACCTCCATCACCATTCCCACAGATATTGGCTAAGTATCAAAAAGATGAGCAgtacaagaaattcttggagatgttgaAACAAATTCAGGTAAACATTCCATTAATTGATGCTTTAAAGGAAAGGCATGGGTATGCAAagatgatgaaggacttgatatCCCGCAAGTTCGATTTCAAAAACTTGGCCATGGTTACACTGACTCAGACCTGCAATGCTGCTGTGACGAGACCCATAGTTGAGAAGCTGTCTGACCtagggagtttcacaatccctTTCACAATAGGCAACTTTGCATTTGCTAAGGCACTGTGTGATCTGGAGCAAGCATAA